Proteins from one Erythrolamprus reginae isolate rEryReg1 chromosome 6, rEryReg1.hap1, whole genome shotgun sequence genomic window:
- the NAPEPLD gene encoding N-acyl-phosphatidylethanolamine-hydrolyzing phospholipase D isoform X1: MAEEEEEETAALREPSRESSSPNEMDEEQPCKSSLKEEVRKRQDSNQGSRGSNSSRTSRKSFRLDYRLEEDVTKSMKGKDGRFVNPWPTWKSITFSNVLQWIFTEKDNSKVPSSKHILDLHLPVSPPYFVQNPERCGKTGAGIRVTWLGHASVLVEMDEVTFITDPIFSQRASPVQFFGPKRFRGPPCTVSELPKIDAVLISHNHYDHLDSLTVTSLNARFGSELRWFVPLGLLDWMQSCGCENVIELDWWGENCIPGHDAVTFVFTPSQHWGRRTLTDENKVLWGSWSVLGPWNRFFFAGDTGYCVAFEEIGKRFGPFDLAAIPIGAYEPRWFMKYQHVDPEDAVRTHIDVQAKKSVGIHWGTFALANEYYLEPPGKLKEALERYGLQTEDFFVLNHGESRDLNINDDGIE, encoded by the exons ttCATCACCAAATGAAATGGATGAAGAACAGCCTTGCAAATCCAGCTTGAAGGAAGAGGTAAGAAAACGTCAGGATTCAAATCAAGGTTCCCGGGGTAGCAATTCTTCCAGGACTTCTAGAAAAAGTTTCCGGCTGGATTATCGTCTGGAAGAAGATGTAACGAAGTCCATGAAAGGTAAAGATGGCAGATTTGTGAATCCCTGGCCAACCTGGAAATCGATCACCTTCTCAAATGTCTTGCAGTggatttttacagaaaaggacaacAGCAAAGTCCCAAGTTCAAAACAC ATTCTTGACTTACACCTCCCCGTGTCGCCACCTTATTTTGTCCAAAACCCTGAACGGTGTGGAAAAACCGGAGCTGGTATCCGAGTAACATGGCTCGGACATGCGTCGGTGTTGGTAGAAATGGATGAAGTGACCTTTATTACTGATCCCATCTTCAGCCAGCGGGCTTCCCCAGTCCAGTTTTTCGGCCCTAAACGTTTCCGAGGTCCTCCGTGCACCGTCAGCGAACTGCCCAAAATAGACGCAGTGTTGATCAGCCACAATCATTACGACCATTTGGATAGCTTGACCGTCACGAGTTTAAACGCGCGTTTCGGCAGCGAGTTGAGGTGGTTCGTGCCGCTGGGACTCTTAGACTGGATGCAGAGTTGCGGCTGCGAGAACGTCATCGAACTGGACTGGTGGGGTGAAAACTGCATCCCCGGTCACGACGCCGTCACCTTTGTCTTCACTCCTTCTCAACACTGGGGCAGAAGGACGCTCACGGATGAAAACAAGGTTCTTTGGGGAAGTTGGTCAGTTCTGGGTCCCTGGAACCGGTTCTTTTTCGCTGGCGATACTGGCTATTGCGTTGCCTTTGAGGAAATAGGGAAACGGTTCGGGCCGTTCGACCTGGCGGCCATTCCCATCGGAGCCTACGAACCAAG GTGGTTTATGAAATACCAGCACGTGGACCCGGAAGATGCAGTACGGACCCACATTGATGTACAAGCAAAAAAGTCGGTCGGGATTCATTGGGGAACTTTCGCGTTAGCCAATGAG tACTACTTAGAGCCACCTGGTAAACTGAAGGAAGCTCTTGAGAGATACGGATTGCAAACAGAAGATTTCTTTGTTTTGAACCATGGAGAATCACGAGATTTAAATATTAACGATGACGGAATTGAATAG
- the NAPEPLD gene encoding N-acyl-phosphatidylethanolamine-hydrolyzing phospholipase D isoform X2, translating into MAEEEEEETAALREPSRESSSPNEMDEEQPCKSSLKEEILDLHLPVSPPYFVQNPERCGKTGAGIRVTWLGHASVLVEMDEVTFITDPIFSQRASPVQFFGPKRFRGPPCTVSELPKIDAVLISHNHYDHLDSLTVTSLNARFGSELRWFVPLGLLDWMQSCGCENVIELDWWGENCIPGHDAVTFVFTPSQHWGRRTLTDENKVLWGSWSVLGPWNRFFFAGDTGYCVAFEEIGKRFGPFDLAAIPIGAYEPRWFMKYQHVDPEDAVRTHIDVQAKKSVGIHWGTFALANEYYLEPPGKLKEALERYGLQTEDFFVLNHGESRDLNINDDGIE; encoded by the exons ttCATCACCAAATGAAATGGATGAAGAACAGCCTTGCAAATCCAGCTTGAAGGAAGAG ATTCTTGACTTACACCTCCCCGTGTCGCCACCTTATTTTGTCCAAAACCCTGAACGGTGTGGAAAAACCGGAGCTGGTATCCGAGTAACATGGCTCGGACATGCGTCGGTGTTGGTAGAAATGGATGAAGTGACCTTTATTACTGATCCCATCTTCAGCCAGCGGGCTTCCCCAGTCCAGTTTTTCGGCCCTAAACGTTTCCGAGGTCCTCCGTGCACCGTCAGCGAACTGCCCAAAATAGACGCAGTGTTGATCAGCCACAATCATTACGACCATTTGGATAGCTTGACCGTCACGAGTTTAAACGCGCGTTTCGGCAGCGAGTTGAGGTGGTTCGTGCCGCTGGGACTCTTAGACTGGATGCAGAGTTGCGGCTGCGAGAACGTCATCGAACTGGACTGGTGGGGTGAAAACTGCATCCCCGGTCACGACGCCGTCACCTTTGTCTTCACTCCTTCTCAACACTGGGGCAGAAGGACGCTCACGGATGAAAACAAGGTTCTTTGGGGAAGTTGGTCAGTTCTGGGTCCCTGGAACCGGTTCTTTTTCGCTGGCGATACTGGCTATTGCGTTGCCTTTGAGGAAATAGGGAAACGGTTCGGGCCGTTCGACCTGGCGGCCATTCCCATCGGAGCCTACGAACCAAG GTGGTTTATGAAATACCAGCACGTGGACCCGGAAGATGCAGTACGGACCCACATTGATGTACAAGCAAAAAAGTCGGTCGGGATTCATTGGGGAACTTTCGCGTTAGCCAATGAG tACTACTTAGAGCCACCTGGTAAACTGAAGGAAGCTCTTGAGAGATACGGATTGCAAACAGAAGATTTCTTTGTTTTGAACCATGGAGAATCACGAGATTTAAATATTAACGATGACGGAATTGAATAG